A portion of the Acidisarcina polymorpha genome contains these proteins:
- a CDS encoding alpha/beta fold hydrolase produces MSSAENWASATNVIEEHRAEANGQTIHYLRAGVGPALVLVHGYPESSLTWYRIMSELTVKFTVIAPDTRGTGQSSLADGFSIEDMADDIYELVKSLGFKDVRLVGHDFGVQIVSAYAAKHRDDVSALVVIESPLSGFGLEELFASFWHFGFLASPFAELLITGKEKEFFSEFAFGDFVFRKEAFPQADIDRYIADQTRPGRLKAGFAYYRALIAGRDFFSKTVAPPWTFPVLAIDGDHSVNGLTAKSFEQVAPKLRSVIAADCGHFVQEEQPDFLVKTLLDFLPTE; encoded by the coding sequence ATGAGCAGTGCCGAAAACTGGGCTAGTGCGACAAATGTCATCGAAGAACACCGCGCCGAGGCGAACGGCCAAACAATCCATTACCTCAGGGCCGGAGTGGGACCGGCACTGGTGCTCGTGCACGGATATCCCGAGTCTTCTCTGACCTGGTACAGGATCATGTCGGAGCTTACGGTGAAATTTACTGTGATCGCACCGGACACCAGGGGAACCGGGCAGTCTTCCTTGGCCGACGGCTTCTCGATCGAAGACATGGCCGACGACATCTATGAACTCGTCAAGTCCCTTGGCTTTAAGGATGTCCGTCTCGTAGGCCATGACTTCGGCGTTCAAATCGTGAGCGCCTATGCGGCAAAGCACCGCGACGATGTGTCGGCACTGGTGGTCATCGAGTCGCCCCTCTCAGGGTTCGGCCTAGAGGAGCTGTTTGCCAGTTTCTGGCACTTCGGCTTCTTGGCATCACCCTTTGCGGAGTTGCTGATTACCGGCAAAGAGAAGGAGTTCTTCAGTGAATTCGCTTTTGGAGACTTCGTCTTCCGCAAAGAAGCCTTTCCGCAGGCGGACATCGATAGGTACATCGCTGACCAGACCCGTCCTGGTCGGCTCAAGGCAGGCTTTGCTTACTACCGCGCTCTGATCGCCGGCAGAGACTTCTTTAGCAAGACAGTGGCACCACCCTGGACCTTCCCGGTACTCGCCATCGACGGCGATCACTCCGTCAACGGACTCACCGCAAAGTCATTCGAACAAGTCGCACCGAAGCTGAGATCGGTCATCGCAGCCGACTGTGGCCACTTCGTGCAGGAGGAGCAGCCGGACTTCTTGGTAAAGACGCTCTTGGACTTCCTTCCC
- a CDS encoding DUF6582 domain-containing protein encodes MAKLSTSKKNAEPKGEFGLPEERKYPMPDAAHAKNAKARASQAENAGKLSAADKKKVDSKADKVLKKK; translated from the coding sequence ATGGCAAAACTAAGCACATCGAAGAAGAACGCCGAGCCAAAGGGCGAATTTGGGCTGCCAGAGGAACGCAAATATCCAATGCCGGACGCCGCTCATGCCAAAAATGCGAAAGCGCGAGCTTCGCAAGCGGAGAATGCGGGTAAGCTGAGTGCGGCTGACAAGAAAAAGGTCGACAGCAAGGCGGACAAAGTTCTCAAGAAGAAGTGA